In one Bacteroidota bacterium genomic region, the following are encoded:
- a CDS encoding SBBP repeat-containing protein, with protein MKTIHPLIAVILIAGNVYANGNLDNRKAIKKEQAQFSKSDRGTSAGVSTGNPPTSLRGAGLRFTPNKCQIADMNGSLCPNVLYKGETSNCFVENEKISSEQKNSIDNSIHKHQSRFVENKGQMTDMANNPVPFVLFKIEAPGLDMYITEKGLTYVFLKLEEDEAEKEGLTQTDSREGAKGIPAYKDEKIKVEWERIDMVLKGAAIKKKNIIKENASTDFKQYFLAHCPDGITDVHTFQQITIKDIYPGIDWVLYNSNIKGFKYDFVVHPGAKPRDIELVYSSRKKLKITDDGNIEIQTKHGKLTEQAPESFLSNGSSLSFEEGRGEMIESKFKLLSTELNIYGGYDITIDFDFPHISQLPAGQAGLTSDLIIDPQLIWATFYGGNSIDGPMSIETDNNGNVFVVGYTSSTDLPTQNPGGLSYFQGTGGATGAAFILKFNNTGLLLWSTFYAGTGGDGAWSVATDPSGNVFVAGITGSNDLPTQNPGAGAYFQGAYAGGQDGFILKFNNTGVRLFATYYGGSGFDYFESIATDASGNVFLAGITSSNNLPTQNPGAGAYFQGANAGGLDAFILKFNNAGVCLWATYYGGSGDEMTHYTATDAGSNVFITGWTASGNFPTQNPGAGAYFNGTNAGGDDVFILKFNNSGVCIWATYYGGSSADWAHSITTDTGGNVFVAGWTSSNNLPTQNPAGGTYFQATKAGGFDVFILKFTNAGVRLWATYYGGSSDESFSSADNLDVDNCGNVYLGFETYSSNIPIQSSCDVGYFDNSYNGGNGDQFIALFSNSGILRWATYLGGDGGDFRTPIVVDVNNNLFVSGEWINAITDASYPLSTPGGGTYYDGTFNFSHDGLMVKFTPVKLNVTATITQSTNCSSSCNGTITLSPPSGGCTLTYLWSNGAMTKNLSSLCAGTYSVTISDAVFCRTLVLNNLTITQSTAVAPTLSFTSTSITCGNNNGSITATATGGSPGYSYNWSNGGTTSQITNLSAQTYTVTVTDNNSCSAISTVVITANTTPPTVTAVSNGNITCTSSTATLTGTSAGNTMVWNGGTLSNATNPATVNAAGTYTVTATDGNGCTNTATINVISIPPLVGQFTKGTASCSGCGCMEWIMVTATGGTPPYTYFWPDGYINRYKNHLCPGTYTINITDKNGCSVNVSLTAP; from the coding sequence ATGAAAACAATACACCCCCTCATTGCAGTTATACTTATTGCAGGAAATGTATATGCTAACGGCAATTTGGACAATCGTAAGGCTATCAAAAAAGAACAAGCGCAGTTTAGCAAAAGTGATCGTGGCACTTCGGCTGGGGTCAGTACAGGCAACCCTCCGACCTCGCTCAGGGGAGCCGGCCTCCGCTTCACCCCCAACAAATGTCAAATAGCAGATATGAACGGAAGCCTTTGTCCAAATGTATTATATAAAGGTGAGACATCAAATTGCTTTGTGGAGAATGAAAAAATTTCTTCTGAACAAAAAAACTCAATAGATAATTCGATTCATAAGCATCAGTCGCGGTTTGTTGAGAACAAAGGGCAAATGACCGACATGGCAAACAACCCCGTACCCTTTGTATTATTTAAAATAGAGGCACCTGGGCTTGATATGTATATAACCGAAAAAGGTTTAACCTACGTGTTTTTAAAACTGGAAGAAGATGAAGCAGAAAAAGAAGGCCTCACCCAAACCGACTCCAGAGAGGGTGCAAAAGGAATACCTGCATATAAAGATGAAAAAATAAAAGTAGAATGGGAGCGGATAGATATGGTATTAAAAGGAGCTGCCATTAAAAAAAAGAATATTATAAAAGAAAACGCCAGTACTGATTTTAAACAATATTTTTTAGCTCATTGCCCTGATGGTATTACAGATGTACATACATTTCAACAAATCACCATTAAAGATATTTACCCGGGTATTGACTGGGTACTCTATAACAGCAATATAAAAGGTTTTAAATACGATTTTGTTGTACACCCGGGTGCAAAACCGAGAGACATTGAACTGGTTTACAGCTCGCGTAAAAAACTAAAAATAACTGATGATGGTAATATTGAAATACAAACTAAACATGGCAAGTTAACCGAACAGGCTCCAGAAAGTTTTCTAAGTAATGGTTCCTCCCTCTCCTTTGAAGAAGGGCGAGGTGAGATGATTGAAAGCAAATTCAAACTTCTCTCCACCGAATTAAACATATATGGAGGCTATGACATTACCATTGACTTTGATTTTCCTCATATTTCTCAACTGCCTGCCGGACAGGCAGGTCTCACATCTGATTTAATTATTGACCCCCAACTTATCTGGGCTACCTTTTATGGGGGAAATTCTATTGATGGTCCAATGTCAATTGAAACGGATAACAATGGCAATGTGTTTGTAGTAGGTTACACAAGTTCTACAGATCTTCCCACCCAAAATCCCGGAGGGCTATCTTATTTTCAGGGAACTGGTGGAGCAACAGGTGCGGCGTTTATTTTGAAATTCAATAATACCGGACTACTCCTTTGGTCTACTTTTTACGCAGGAACCGGAGGTGATGGGGCTTGGTCCGTCGCCACTGATCCATCTGGCAACGTGTTTGTAGCAGGTATCACTGGCTCCAACGATCTCCCCACCCAAAATCCAGGAGCAGGAGCTTATTTTCAGGGAGCTTATGCTGGAGGCCAGGATGGTTTTATTTTGAAATTCAATAATACCGGTGTGCGCCTTTTCGCAACTTATTATGGAGGAAGCGGATTTGATTATTTTGAATCTATTGCCACCGATGCATCGGGCAATGTGTTTTTAGCGGGCATCACTAGCTCCAACAATCTCCCCACCCAAAATCCCGGAGCAGGAGCTTATTTTCAGGGAGCTAATGCTGGAGGCCTGGATGCCTTTATTTTAAAATTCAATAATGCCGGTGTGTGCCTCTGGGCTACTTATTACGGGGGAAGCGGTGATGAAATGACTCATTACACGGCAACCGATGCAGGAAGTAATGTGTTTATAACGGGTTGGACTGCTTCCGGCAATTTCCCCACCCAAAATCCCGGAGCAGGAGCCTATTTTAACGGAACTAATGCAGGAGGAGATGATGTCTTTATTTTGAAATTCAATAATTCCGGTGTGTGCATATGGGCTACTTATTACGGGGGAAGCAGCGCTGATTGGGCTCATTCCATCACCACCGATACAGGAGGCAATGTGTTTGTAGCGGGTTGGACTTCTTCCAACAATCTCCCTACTCAAAATCCCGCAGGTGGAACTTATTTTCAGGCAACTAAAGCTGGAGGATTTGATGTCTTTATCTTAAAATTTACTAATGCTGGTGTGCGCCTTTGGGCCACTTATTACGGAGGAAGCAGTGATGAATCGTTTAGCTCGGCTGACAATCTTGACGTAGACAACTGTGGTAATGTGTATTTGGGATTTGAAACTTATTCAAGTAATATTCCAATTCAATCCTCTTGCGATGTAGGGTATTTTGACAATTCATATAATGGGGGTAATGGCGACCAATTTATTGCTTTGTTTTCTAATTCAGGAATACTTCGCTGGGCAACTTATTTGGGAGGAGATGGAGGTGATTTTCGTACTCCTATAGTTGTGGATGTCAATAATAATCTCTTTGTTTCGGGAGAATGGATAAACGCTATTACTGATGCCAGCTATCCCTTAAGCACTCCTGGGGGTGGAACATACTATGACGGGACTTTTAATTTTAGTCATGATGGTTTAATGGTAAAGTTTACGCCAGTTAAATTAAATGTAACTGCAACTATTACACAGAGCACTAATTGTAGCTCCTCTTGTAATGGGACAATAACTTTAAGTCCCCCAAGCGGGGGCTGTACTCTAACCTACTTATGGAGCAACGGAGCAATGACAAAAAATCTAAGCAGTTTATGCGCGGGTACGTATAGTGTAACCATAAGCGATGCTGTGTTTTGCCGGACATTGGTGTTAAATAATTTAACCATTACTCAATCGACTGCGGTTGCGCCTACTTTGAGCTTTACTTCCACATCCATAACTTGTGGAAACAACAATGGATCCATTACAGCCACAGCAACAGGTGGAAGTCCTGGCTATAGTTATAACTGGAGTAATGGTGGGACTACATCTCAAATAACAAACCTATCTGCTCAAACATATACAGTAACAGTAACGGATAATAATTCTTGTTCTGCAATATCAACCGTAGTTATAACCGCTAACACCACACCACCAACAGTAACAGCAGTAAGCAATGGAAACATAACCTGTACTTCAAGCACAGCAACCCTAACCGGAACCAGTGCCGGCAATACAATGGTTTGGAATGGAGGAACATTAAGCAATGCCACAAACCCTGCAACGGTCAATGCAGCAGGAACATATACTGTTACCGCTACGGATGGGAATGGATGTACGAATACGGCAACAATAAATGTAATTTCTATCCCGCCTTTAGTTGGTCAATTCACAAAAGGCACAGCCAGCTGCTCCGGCTGTGGTTGCATGGAATGGATAATGGTAACTGCCACGGGTGGCACCCCCCCCTATACTTACTTCTGGCCTGACGGATATATAAACAGGTATAAAAATCATCTTTGTCCAGGTACGTATACTATAAATATAACAGATAAAAACGGATGCAGTGTTAATGTTAGCCTTACTGCACCTTGA